In Brevibacterium zhoupengii, the following are encoded in one genomic region:
- a CDS encoding discoidin/SUN/FTP domain-containing protein — translation MPKVKDLQPLSNLANETTPSIGYFGGNWFDRLDLPHHGTIARVTIARTDNEADFLNLRGILARKSGKVVHLDDDQIEILQSSVRKENNYLPQGLSSLENLHTMREKNPWWQINLKEPIQIDALQIFNRADSLGLRSRAIRVTIEDAESKECVLYDSTSKAHRATVLDDVSAIAGGDVANEEIQNVAEARRWRNNTVRAVVERVKMGMPLPNRAVRNSLCALIPTKRAPNSWHELQGDDWFLLAYILCAQVHEMPGARSAYRNFEFVLPTREHLERLESEINRATKSIGASAMQLLHHGLSPKGELKKKLPELRRLVKDLASDLHSYNQSTLLAAYGSLLGGVRTGHLIEHDDDFDVFAPIHASSKAEYITKLDELRDYLKGRGWNVHANGQYFNSHVTKPSVTANIDLFGLWINDRIATVHMENMKLREIPSEWFETGNSISIDGIKIAIPKHAEDFLSLRYGSNWRHPDKYYDWRWKLR, via the coding sequence TTGCCCAAAGTTAAGGATCTTCAACCGCTATCGAACCTGGCGAACGAGACTACACCATCGATCGGGTACTTCGGTGGAAATTGGTTTGATCGACTAGACCTCCCCCACCATGGAACAATAGCTCGAGTCACTATCGCGAGAACTGACAACGAAGCAGACTTTCTGAACTTGCGCGGCATCCTCGCCCGGAAATCCGGGAAAGTAGTTCATCTTGATGACGATCAGATCGAGATTCTGCAAAGTTCAGTAAGGAAAGAGAACAATTATCTACCTCAAGGCCTCTCAAGTCTGGAGAACCTCCACACGATGCGGGAAAAGAACCCGTGGTGGCAGATCAATCTCAAAGAACCAATCCAGATTGATGCTCTCCAAATTTTCAACCGAGCAGATAGCCTTGGCCTCCGTTCTCGAGCCATTCGAGTCACAATAGAAGACGCAGAATCCAAGGAGTGCGTCCTCTATGATTCGACGTCCAAGGCCCACCGAGCCACAGTATTAGACGACGTTTCCGCTATTGCAGGCGGCGATGTGGCAAACGAGGAAATCCAAAATGTTGCTGAGGCCAGACGATGGAGAAATAACACCGTGCGTGCGGTGGTCGAACGGGTAAAAATGGGCATGCCGCTACCTAATCGAGCTGTGCGAAATTCTCTGTGCGCACTGATACCGACAAAGAGAGCACCGAATAGTTGGCACGAGTTGCAAGGAGACGATTGGTTCCTCCTAGCCTACATACTTTGCGCACAGGTCCATGAGATGCCCGGTGCACGCTCAGCATACAGAAACTTCGAATTTGTTCTGCCAACTCGCGAGCACCTGGAGAGACTCGAGTCAGAAATCAATAGGGCCACGAAAAGCATCGGCGCAAGTGCCATGCAGCTCCTACACCATGGCCTCAGCCCTAAAGGCGAACTTAAAAAGAAGCTCCCGGAACTAAGAAGACTCGTAAAAGACCTCGCTTCCGACCTCCACTCTTACAACCAGTCAACTCTGTTGGCCGCATACGGCAGCCTTCTCGGTGGCGTGCGAACGGGACACCTCATTGAACATGATGACGATTTCGATGTCTTTGCCCCCATTCATGCGTCTTCTAAAGCCGAGTACATAACAAAACTGGACGAACTCCGCGACTACCTGAAGGGACGCGGTTGGAATGTCCACGCCAACGGACAGTACTTCAACTCCCATGTCACCAAACCCAGCGTAACGGCGAATATTGACCTATTCGGACTATGGATAAATGACAGAATAGCTACTGTACACATGGAGAACATGAAACTCCGAGAAATTCCCAGCGAGTGGTTTGAGACTGGAAATAGCATAAGCATTGACGGTATCAAGATTGCAATTCCTAAACACGCCGAGGATTTCCTATCCCTTAGATACGGCAGCAACTGGCGTCACCCAGACAAGTACTACGACTGGCGATGGAAGCTACGTTGA
- a CDS encoding CatB-related O-acetyltransferase, with translation MTYKAQLTSEILEDLYRHKVFFRYNSPPLQDGRYGWVKEDTEVSLPSPVTLEQNSALYGGPYRGLVGGGSASGFNSIGSFSYTYSALPHEVSIGRYCSISTGLKILDSTHPTDTITSSAITFRPRNKLFSEHMTPQLHEHSKTFPVRPTAFPIIEHDVWIGSNVVLSPRIRIGTGAVIAAGSLVTKDVAPYTIVGGNPAQPIRRRFTDELCTALIDSRWWNYEPTQVFNQDLRAIETLIDRIKDNLIEPYEPWSITLGKNID, from the coding sequence ATGACCTATAAAGCACAGCTCACATCAGAGATCCTGGAGGATCTCTACCGACACAAGGTCTTCTTCAGATACAACTCTCCTCCCCTCCAGGACGGGAGGTACGGCTGGGTCAAAGAAGACACTGAAGTCAGCTTGCCCTCGCCGGTCACTCTAGAACAGAATTCCGCACTATACGGGGGGCCGTACCGAGGACTAGTTGGAGGAGGCAGTGCTTCAGGTTTCAATTCTATTGGCTCGTTCTCCTACACATACTCGGCGTTACCTCACGAGGTCAGCATAGGTCGATACTGTTCAATCTCAACTGGCCTCAAGATCCTCGATTCCACTCATCCAACCGACACAATCACCTCGTCCGCAATTACTTTCAGACCGCGCAACAAGCTCTTTTCGGAACATATGACTCCTCAGCTGCACGAGCACTCAAAGACCTTTCCAGTCCGACCCACAGCTTTTCCCATAATCGAGCATGATGTGTGGATTGGATCTAATGTCGTGCTCTCGCCAAGGATACGAATCGGCACTGGAGCAGTCATAGCCGCTGGATCGCTCGTAACCAAAGACGTGGCTCCCTACACAATCGTCGGAGGCAACCCAGCTCAACCCATTCGACGCCGTTTCACCGATGAGTTATGTACAGCATTGATCGACTCTCGCTGGTGGAACTACGAGCCAACGCAAGTTTTCAATCAGGACCTAAGAGCGATTGAAACATTGATCGATCGAATTAAAGACAATCTGATCGAACCCTATGAGCCGTGGTCGATCACTCTAGGCAAAAATATCGACTAG
- a CDS encoding LCP family protein encodes MAKLKKMVSAVGSIKDLNSARAEFDDASRILPDEAIFPPDDIRPGTTEARSLLLRITHPGQAHETTSQGDTFAIIHIPEANDFAAVMTLNPSARIESGLTFAAIADEGGGQVIVAMVEDILGVRIDHVAELESAALGQVITELGGLPVYSRAEFSAGGTDFIEGTNHLTADTAGIFTTADPIDDAGQTRTRNQRAALRALIQALKTSGLAKDPNKGATVLGHFASGIHHDAGLTTLELGKIANTLRQLESDDTAVVTIPTTSRREDDGTVIIDFDAEAMPALKDALTGKDLPDFFRYLVSLGY; translated from the coding sequence ATGGCGAAGCTGAAGAAGATGGTCTCGGCAGTAGGTTCGATCAAGGACCTCAACAGCGCCCGAGCCGAGTTCGACGATGCCTCCCGCATCCTGCCCGACGAGGCGATCTTCCCACCCGATGACATCCGCCCCGGCACCACCGAGGCTCGCTCTCTCCTGCTGCGGATCACGCATCCCGGTCAGGCACATGAGACCACCAGCCAGGGTGACACCTTCGCCATCATCCATATCCCTGAAGCCAATGACTTCGCAGCCGTGATGACGCTCAACCCTTCGGCGCGGATCGAATCAGGTCTGACCTTCGCCGCCATCGCCGATGAAGGCGGTGGGCAGGTCATCGTCGCCATGGTCGAAGACATCCTCGGTGTGCGCATCGATCACGTCGCCGAACTCGAATCGGCAGCACTGGGCCAGGTCATCACCGAACTCGGCGGCCTTCCCGTCTACAGCCGCGCAGAATTCTCTGCAGGCGGCACCGACTTCATCGAGGGCACCAACCATCTCACCGCCGACACGGCGGGAATCTTCACCACGGCCGATCCGATCGACGACGCCGGCCAAACACGCACCCGCAATCAAAGAGCTGCACTACGTGCCCTCATCCAGGCCCTCAAGACAAGCGGCCTGGCAAAGGATCCCAACAAGGGCGCAACAGTGCTCGGTCATTTCGCCAGCGGCATCCACCATGATGCGGGGCTGACGACTCTGGAGCTTGGCAAGATCGCCAATACCCTCCGCCAACTTGAATCAGATGACACAGCTGTGGTCACCATTCCAACGACTTCGCGCCGCGAAGACGACGGTACCGTCATCATCGACTTCGATGCCGAAGCCATGCCTGCGCTCAAGGACGCACTGACTGGCAAGGACTTGCCCGACTTCTTCCGGTACTTGGTGTCACTGGGGTACTGA
- a CDS encoding YbfB/YjiJ family MFS transporter: MNVGPSAGNAVNPTAFRGTLGLALAMGMGRFFYTPVLPLMVAALHWSTTPGAWIATANYVGYFFGCLVIARGWVDPDRVTYRVALVASTLCLFAVPVSESLAWQGVVRTLAGVASGLIFVSITGHIPFVARRPLDSGVVYAGVGTGILISGAIVLAASSVLDWRGLWLVCAVISTVFTLIAWNWPLPARNEGDSQPAQTTPPHAQPTDTPVTPTRRRALASLTAGHFFQGAGYIIIGTYLVVLAEPVFGESAAASTWIVAGAATAVSPLIWSNVAARIGTRRGLALCYSLQVGGAVLAVFSTNPILLFVSAILFGGTFIGVVMMVIGVGTQMGISAAAAKLMTWYSLGQIAGPALVAIALSETIIGSFIAAAILLALGMGLTLFGALSGTTEK; the protein is encoded by the coding sequence ATGAACGTGGGACCCAGTGCAGGCAACGCCGTGAACCCCACTGCCTTCCGCGGCACGCTCGGACTCGCTCTGGCCATGGGTATGGGCCGGTTCTTCTACACCCCTGTCCTCCCCCTCATGGTCGCCGCTCTGCACTGGTCCACGACACCGGGTGCCTGGATCGCGACCGCGAACTATGTGGGATATTTCTTCGGCTGCTTGGTCATTGCCCGTGGCTGGGTCGACCCCGACCGCGTCACCTACAGGGTCGCTCTCGTCGCTTCCACTCTGTGCCTGTTCGCCGTGCCTGTGAGCGAGAGTCTCGCGTGGCAGGGTGTGGTGCGCACTCTCGCGGGCGTCGCCTCAGGTCTCATCTTCGTCTCCATCACCGGGCACATCCCGTTCGTGGCCCGCCGGCCCCTGGACTCCGGCGTCGTCTACGCCGGTGTGGGCACCGGCATTCTCATCTCCGGGGCCATCGTCCTTGCCGCCAGCAGTGTCCTCGACTGGCGCGGACTCTGGCTGGTCTGCGCAGTCATCAGCACCGTGTTCACTCTCATCGCCTGGAACTGGCCACTGCCTGCCCGCAATGAAGGAGACAGCCAACCCGCGCAGACCACTCCCCCACACGCGCAACCAACAGACACCCCCGTCACCCCGACTCGACGCCGCGCTTTGGCCTCCCTCACCGCAGGCCACTTCTTCCAGGGTGCCGGCTACATCATCATCGGCACCTACCTTGTTGTTCTGGCCGAGCCCGTCTTCGGCGAGAGCGCAGCCGCATCGACCTGGATCGTCGCTGGCGCGGCGACCGCGGTCTCGCCTCTGATCTGGTCGAACGTCGCTGCTCGCATCGGCACCCGCCGAGGACTTGCCCTGTGCTATTCGCTGCAGGTCGGTGGGGCCGTCCTCGCCGTCTTCTCCACCAACCCCATCCTGCTCTTCGTCTCCGCAATCCTCTTCGGCGGAACCTTCATCGGGGTGGTCATGATGGTCATCGGAGTGGGCACGCAGATGGGCATCTCTGCCGCGGCCGCGAAGCTGATGACCTGGTACAGCCTCGGCCAGATCGCCGGCCCCGCACTTGTGGCAATCGCCCTGAGCGAGACCATCATCGGCAGCTTCATCGCCGCCGCGATCCTTCTGGCCCTGGGCATGGGGCTGACCCTGTTCGGTGCGCTGAGCGGCACCACCGAGAAGTGA
- a CDS encoding SDR family oxidoreductase, protein MTDSTATDIGNTTRTGRAYGKVALISGAAQGMGASHARALAAEGASVVIGDLQDSTAQALADDINKAEGRTAASSTHLDVTNFASWEGAVASTVETFGHLDVLINNAGIYTPGSVIDAELEDWHRTLDIDLTGTFYGMKAAVEELKKNPTASIINISSIAGLVGFKHRAAYSAAKWGVQGLTKTSALDLGEFGIRVNSIHPGSVTTPLTAGLKRGLGQVPAGRAAEVDEISSLVLYLASDESRFVNGSSIAIDGGETAGNNLRVDS, encoded by the coding sequence ATGACTGATTCGACCGCCACAGACATTGGAAACACAACTCGCACCGGCCGCGCTTACGGCAAAGTTGCCCTCATCTCCGGGGCCGCTCAGGGCATGGGCGCCTCCCACGCTCGCGCTCTTGCCGCAGAGGGCGCCAGCGTCGTCATCGGGGACCTGCAGGACTCAACCGCGCAGGCCCTTGCCGACGACATCAATAAGGCCGAAGGCAGAACTGCGGCCTCGAGCACTCACCTCGACGTCACCAACTTCGCCTCTTGGGAGGGGGCAGTCGCTTCGACAGTCGAGACCTTCGGCCACCTGGATGTGCTCATCAACAACGCCGGAATCTACACCCCCGGTTCGGTCATCGACGCCGAGCTCGAGGACTGGCACCGGACTCTCGACATCGATCTCACCGGCACGTTCTACGGAATGAAAGCCGCGGTCGAAGAACTGAAGAAGAATCCGACCGCCTCGATCATCAACATCTCCTCGATCGCGGGCCTCGTCGGTTTCAAGCACCGTGCCGCGTACTCGGCAGCCAAGTGGGGTGTCCAGGGACTGACGAAGACCTCCGCGCTGGACTTGGGCGAATTCGGGATCCGGGTGAATTCGATCCACCCCGGGTCGGTGACCACACCGCTGACTGCTGGTCTGAAGCGCGGCCTGGGACAGGTCCCGGCCGGTCGTGCGGCTGAGGTCGACGAGATCAGCAGCCTGGTGCTCTACCTCGCAAGTGATGAGTCACGGTTCGTCAACGGATCATCGATCGCCATCGACGGCGGAGAGACTGCCGGCAATAACCTGCGAGTAGATTCCTAA
- a CDS encoding IclR family transcriptional regulator yields the protein MANSPSGESVIHRAIRILSVFGPHTQSRGLREIARETELPVSTVHRILNELEAEGVVIRDLNGKWMHGHRLWEIASRGAEASDLRKAALPPMEDLVQALHVHISLSVLDGTDALYVERLAPDEFVVNITEVAGRLPAHACSAGLTLTAFGSVEQQELMLRRRLDKLTDQTIVEPHELRRVFARIRHEGYAAMEGIIVPESSGVSVPVYGDHGTVIAALTVIRPRGEEDLNVVVPQLRFASRATSRRLGVRLEAPRVRRLMD from the coding sequence ATGGCGAACTCGCCCTCCGGTGAATCGGTTATCCATCGTGCGATCAGAATTCTGTCGGTATTCGGGCCCCACACGCAGAGCCGGGGCCTGCGCGAGATCGCGCGTGAAACCGAACTGCCGGTGAGCACGGTCCATCGGATTCTCAATGAGCTCGAAGCCGAGGGGGTGGTGATCCGTGATCTCAACGGCAAATGGATGCACGGGCATAGGCTCTGGGAGATCGCCTCCCGCGGAGCCGAAGCCTCCGACCTGCGGAAGGCTGCCCTCCCGCCGATGGAGGACCTCGTTCAGGCTCTTCACGTCCACATCTCACTGTCGGTACTCGATGGCACCGATGCACTCTACGTGGAACGACTGGCACCCGATGAGTTTGTCGTCAACATCACCGAGGTGGCTGGCCGGCTCCCGGCCCACGCCTGCTCGGCTGGTCTGACGCTCACCGCCTTCGGCTCTGTTGAACAGCAGGAACTGATGCTGCGTCGACGCCTGGACAAGCTGACAGATCAGACGATCGTCGAGCCGCACGAGCTGCGCCGAGTCTTTGCACGCATCAGGCACGAGGGCTATGCGGCGATGGAAGGCATCATCGTGCCCGAATCCAGTGGTGTCTCCGTGCCCGTCTACGGCGACCACGGGACGGTGATCGCCGCACTCACCGTGATCAGACCACGCGGCGAGGAAGACCTCAACGTGGTTGTGCCCCAGCTGCGGTTCGCATCGCGTGCGACCAGCCGGCGCCTGGGAGTGCGGTTGGAGGCTCCCCGCGTGCGGCGGTTAATGGACTGA
- a CDS encoding FAD-dependent oxidoreductase — MRYLNHANAEAAQSRNFDVVIVGSGASSLTAAATAADAGLSVIVLEKSELLGGTSAVSGGMLWIVDNDFAREAGMNDSRGEGRIYADAVARGRGRPELLDAALDHGVDMLRFVVAELGLKFLFLDDFPDYRQDLPGAAKGGRTIEPDLYNARADLGTLFDHIRTDGRLPFSMQEYERWGAFTRFPWQELQERKDQGYAAKGHALVSMLVAACVSRGVVFAVEARVERLTTDNGRITGIVLDDGAAFNAGTGVMLGTGGFEWDHELADSLLASRLYTKCSPPTNTGDGLKMAQRIGATIRGTREAWWAPMSVTGGLRDGQPIGTLLRFERQGPGSIMINRHGERFANESQNYNDLARALHSWDSASNQTLNTPAHVVFDQSYLKRYGILEHRAGQPLPDYLIAGDSLEELAQKIDVPAENLTATIERFNPMAERGIDEDFGRGESAYDRYWGDDDNPWPNPSLAPLQHGPYYAMEVVNGAFGTCGGVATDGNGQVLDPDHLPIPGLFAAGNVTESPYAAGYPGAGATLGPLMTMAYLAGRTMTGQSAEFSVADRAPASAAVVDA; from the coding sequence ATGAGATACCTCAACCACGCAAACGCAGAGGCAGCCCAAAGCCGCAATTTCGACGTCGTCATTGTCGGTTCGGGTGCCAGCTCATTGACCGCAGCGGCAACGGCCGCAGATGCAGGTCTCAGTGTCATCGTCTTGGAGAAGTCCGAACTGCTCGGCGGCACCTCGGCAGTATCCGGGGGCATGCTCTGGATCGTTGACAACGACTTCGCCCGCGAGGCCGGCATGAACGACTCCCGGGGCGAGGGACGCATCTATGCCGATGCCGTCGCCCGTGGCAGGGGACGCCCCGAGCTCCTCGACGCAGCACTTGACCACGGCGTCGACATGCTCCGCTTCGTTGTTGCGGAGCTGGGACTGAAGTTCCTGTTCCTTGATGACTTCCCTGACTATCGACAGGATCTGCCCGGTGCTGCAAAGGGCGGGCGAACGATCGAACCGGACCTGTACAACGCCCGTGCAGATCTGGGCACACTCTTCGACCACATCAGAACCGATGGTCGACTGCCGTTCAGCATGCAGGAATACGAACGCTGGGGTGCCTTCACCCGTTTCCCCTGGCAGGAGCTCCAGGAACGCAAGGACCAGGGGTACGCGGCCAAGGGCCACGCTCTGGTCTCCATGCTCGTCGCTGCGTGCGTGTCTCGAGGCGTCGTCTTCGCCGTTGAGGCTCGTGTTGAACGATTGACGACGGACAACGGGAGGATCACCGGCATCGTCCTCGACGACGGTGCCGCCTTCAACGCCGGCACCGGAGTCATGCTGGGCACCGGAGGCTTCGAATGGGATCACGAACTCGCCGATTCTCTCCTGGCCTCACGCCTGTACACGAAGTGCTCCCCACCGACGAACACCGGTGATGGGCTGAAGATGGCCCAACGCATCGGCGCCACCATTCGCGGCACCCGCGAAGCCTGGTGGGCACCGATGTCAGTGACCGGGGGCCTGCGCGATGGCCAGCCCATCGGTACGCTGCTGCGCTTCGAACGACAGGGCCCCGGGTCGATCATGATCAACAGGCACGGCGAACGCTTCGCCAACGAATCACAGAACTACAACGACCTGGCCCGGGCTCTTCACTCGTGGGATTCGGCAAGCAACCAGACGTTGAACACCCCTGCCCATGTTGTCTTCGACCAGTCCTACCTCAAGCGCTACGGCATCCTGGAACATCGCGCCGGGCAGCCGCTGCCGGACTACCTCATCGCCGGCGACAGTCTGGAAGAACTCGCCCAGAAGATCGACGTACCGGCCGAGAACCTCACGGCCACCATTGAACGATTCAATCCGATGGCCGAACGCGGCATCGACGAGGACTTCGGCCGCGGCGAATCCGCCTACGACCGCTACTGGGGTGATGACGACAATCCGTGGCCGAACCCATCGCTGGCACCCCTGCAGCACGGCCCGTACTACGCCATGGAAGTCGTCAACGGGGCATTCGGCACCTGCGGAGGTGTGGCCACCGACGGCAACGGTCAGGTCCTCGACCCCGACCACCTGCCGATCCCAGGACTGTTCGCAGCAGGCAATGTCACCGAGTCGCCCTACGCAGCCGGCTATCCCGGAGCCGGCGCCACCCTCGGACCGTTGATGACGATGGCCTACCTGGCGGGTCGAACGATGACCGGCCAGAGTGCAGAATTCTCCGTTGCGGACCGAGCCCCCGCCTCGGCGGCGGTGGTCGACGCATGA
- a CDS encoding Dabb family protein has protein sequence MIRHIVMFRWKPSFTDDVRRQWTAGLDGLQEQIPGLLNLVHGPDVLHTDKSWDHVIIADFSTPEDIEVYNSHPAHEAIKPFSLPNVEQLAYVDFEL, from the coding sequence ATGATCCGCCACATCGTCATGTTCCGCTGGAAGCCTTCGTTCACCGATGATGTCCGTCGTCAATGGACGGCAGGACTCGACGGGCTGCAAGAGCAGATACCCGGTCTGCTCAATCTCGTCCACGGCCCCGACGTTCTGCACACGGACAAATCCTGGGACCACGTCATCATCGCGGATTTCTCCACACCCGAAGACATCGAAGTCTACAATTCTCACCCTGCGCACGAAGCCATCAAGCCATTCTCTCTGCCCAATGTTGAGCAGCTGGCCTATGTGGACTTCGAGCTCTGA
- a CDS encoding MFS transporter: MTHAISQPAPTGVQARKTPRKAALAAFMGSTMEYYDFFIYGTAAALVFPKLFFPEGDPALATVAAFATFGVAYVARPLGGLVLGHFGDRIGRRNVLLVVLLIMGLASLGVGFLPTYSSVGVLAPILLVVCRLAQGFSAGAESSGASSLTIEHSPENKRGFFTSFVMTGYAAGMVLSTLVFIPITALPEDAMLSWGWRIPFYLSAVVLVIAFWIRRRLDETPEFEQKQAEGAVKKLPAKDVLRYQGPDVLRVLGMSIFSVMQTLFSVYGLSYASNTGKFEQPQILAVNAVAIGLSMLMMPIAGALSDRWGRKPLMLTSFVGCSIAFFFYFMALSTGNIWLVAAASIAFMTVLYSGFNGIWTSYFGELFATPVRYTGMAMGNQLGLVVAGFGPTIAGVLMADGDHGWIPVAVFGAICSAIAILACLTARETAHTPVARLGEPYLRATGEWDKEPSAGQATATVSKDAQNSSAPGRH; the protein is encoded by the coding sequence ATGACACACGCGATATCTCAGCCCGCGCCCACAGGCGTCCAAGCACGCAAAACTCCGCGCAAAGCGGCGCTCGCCGCCTTCATGGGATCGACCATGGAGTACTACGACTTCTTCATCTACGGCACCGCGGCAGCTTTGGTGTTTCCGAAGCTCTTCTTCCCCGAAGGCGACCCTGCACTGGCAACGGTGGCCGCATTCGCCACCTTCGGAGTCGCCTACGTGGCGCGTCCGCTCGGCGGCCTCGTTCTGGGACACTTCGGGGACCGCATCGGTCGTCGCAATGTCCTGCTCGTTGTCCTGCTGATCATGGGACTGGCCTCATTGGGCGTCGGCTTCCTGCCGACCTACAGTTCAGTGGGTGTGCTTGCACCGATCCTGCTCGTCGTTTGCCGACTGGCCCAAGGGTTCTCCGCTGGTGCCGAATCCTCGGGAGCCTCATCACTAACCATCGAGCACTCACCCGAGAACAAGAGAGGCTTCTTCACCTCCTTCGTCATGACCGGTTACGCCGCCGGCATGGTGCTGTCCACACTGGTCTTCATTCCCATCACCGCGCTGCCCGAAGACGCAATGCTGTCCTGGGGCTGGCGGATACCGTTCTACCTGTCCGCCGTCGTGCTGGTCATCGCATTCTGGATCCGTCGTCGGCTCGACGAGACCCCGGAGTTCGAACAGAAACAGGCCGAAGGTGCCGTCAAGAAGCTGCCGGCCAAGGACGTGCTGCGCTACCAGGGCCCCGATGTTCTGCGAGTCCTGGGCATGTCGATCTTCTCGGTGATGCAGACCCTCTTCAGCGTCTATGGACTCTCCTACGCCTCGAACACGGGCAAATTTGAGCAGCCGCAGATCCTGGCGGTCAACGCCGTCGCCATCGGACTGTCCATGCTGATGATGCCGATCGCCGGTGCCCTCAGCGACCGGTGGGGACGCAAACCGCTCATGCTCACATCCTTCGTCGGCTGTTCCATCGCCTTCTTCTTCTACTTCATGGCGCTGAGCACCGGCAATATCTGGCTGGTCGCCGCCGCCTCCATCGCGTTCATGACCGTGCTGTACTCCGGGTTCAACGGAATCTGGACCTCGTACTTCGGTGAACTCTTCGCGACGCCCGTGCGCTACACGGGCATGGCCATGGGAAACCAGCTCGGACTCGTCGTCGCCGGATTCGGCCCCACCATCGCCGGAGTGCTCATGGCCGATGGTGATCACGGCTGGATTCCGGTCGCCGTCTTCGGTGCGATCTGCTCCGCGATCGCCATCCTCGCCTGCCTGACAGCCAGGGAGACGGCCCATACTCCGGTCGCCCGCCTCGGCGAACCCTATCTGCGGGCGACGGGCGAATGGGACAAGGAACCATCGGCCGGCCAAGCGACTGCCACCGTGTCGAAGGATGCGCAGAATTCTTCGGCCCCGGGTCGGCACTAG